A genomic window from Spiroplasma helicoides includes:
- the potB gene encoding spermidine/putrescine ABC transporter permease gives MNNSENKDLIIQDENLVEDIIENKDNVDVETELEEIENIEAIGESEFVYQKPPLKERIANFKVVKALKGKIWPILLPFFIVMIFLVVLPLLGIIIFSIIDPSGNSMKFKANFENFVKFFNSQNIMAVLGLSLLYAFVASLICVVFAYPIAFIMAQLKNKMLAKNIWVLITLPIWISMILKIIGLNSLLSVVASSFLGTPGAIVLGMVYMFLPFAISPIYNAIENQDPSYYIAALDLKASKSKAFWHTIFRQSLPGVFAGFTLVIIQAATSLLIVRYMGDGKISLITSIIENYFFKGTDFGFGATIAVVLAILLFFIMGIMKLISNKFEVRGSRKWKSS, from the coding sequence ATGAATAATTCAGAAAACAAAGATTTAATAATTCAAGATGAAAATCTAGTTGAAGATATCATTGAAAACAAAGACAACGTGGATGTAGAGACAGAACTTGAAGAGATTGAAAATATTGAAGCTATAGGTGAGTCAGAATTTGTTTATCAAAAACCACCTTTAAAAGAAAGAATAGCAAACTTCAAAGTTGTTAAAGCTTTGAAGGGAAAAATATGACCTATATTATTACCATTTTTTATAGTGATGATATTTTTAGTTGTGCTTCCGTTATTGGGTATAATTATTTTTTCAATAATTGATCCATCTGGTAATAGTATGAAATTTAAAGCTAACTTTGAAAATTTTGTAAAGTTTTTTAACTCACAAAATATTATGGCTGTATTGGGTCTTTCGTTATTGTATGCATTTGTTGCAAGTTTAATATGTGTTGTATTTGCATACCCAATAGCTTTTATAATGGCTCAGCTAAAAAATAAAATGCTTGCAAAAAATATTTGAGTATTGATTACACTACCAATTTGAATAAGCATGATTCTAAAAATTATTGGTTTAAATAGTTTATTGTCAGTGGTGGCCTCATCATTTTTAGGAACACCAGGTGCAATAGTTCTAGGAATGGTATATATGTTTTTACCATTTGCAATTTCACCAATTTATAATGCAATTGAAAATCAAGATCCAAGCTATTACATAGCAGCCCTTGATTTAAAAGCAAGTAAGTCAAAAGCATTTTGACACACAATTTTTAGACAATCACTTCCAGGAGTTTTTGCCGGCTTTACTTTGGTGATAATTCAAGCTGCAACATCACTTCTAATCGTTAGATATATGGGTGATGGAAAAATAAGCTTAATAACATCAATTATTGAAAACTATTTCTTTAAAGGAACAGATTTTGGTTTTGGTGCAACTATTGCTGTGGTACTGGCTATATTATTATTCTTTATTATGGGAATAATGAAATTAATATCAAACAAATTTGAAGTAAGGGGGTCTAGAAAATGAAAAAGTTCCTAA
- the trxA gene encoding thioredoxin → MAKVVTTIEEFKAEIGKENTVVDFFAEWCGPCKMFAPLFDQVAESEKDANFIKVDIDQLREAADEYGIQSIPTVLKFKSGEEVNRHVGSLGKDDLVKFAK, encoded by the coding sequence ATGGCAAAAGTAGTTACAACAATCGAAGAATTTAAAGCAGAAATCGGAAAAGAAAACACAGTTGTGGATTTCTTTGCAGAATGATGTGGTCCTTGTAAAATGTTTGCACCACTATTTGATCAAGTAGCAGAAAGCGAAAAAGATGCTAACTTTATTAAAGTTGATATTGACCAATTGAGAGAGGCAGCAGATGAGTATGGAATTCAATCAATTCCTACTGTACTAAAATTTAAATCTGGAGAAGAAGTTAATAGACACGTTGGGTCTCTAGGTAAAGATGATTTAGTAAAATTTGCAAAATAA
- a CDS encoding ABC transporter permease codes for MRKQKPFFKNSIANIFKNKIQFVTVIILIFVTSLIFTMCYTATTRINGSYKDFISEKNSNLHDFVGDLSNSNFNSESNDDPFKDVSVSEIRDNLYFSYLENKLKNTENEFYFDRVEARTFSLSSGKTFKTITLNPDQQVDRLVVEEGMSIDTWKQYTLATNNLSTRWAYIDKRFANENNIKINDIIRLEDDNYGTSVLVKDSEIEKVDLTPYAKQDINTWFENSDYNTQNWFQVVGFGSSADYVAPIVDGTKVLPNIKNESLVYVNPLNFGINTGYYETLFPKNNFGLTDYSDLKIWYRDNWTSNEEKLRVMSSNDKEVYFVGKFAKSNDISSSVNILNNYISNFDEGQKVGLKSFYQNNINPDKKLVTQINDKNYLMSSRETMYHTVITLFNVVLYSLMAVILLIGVIILVAQLKSQIEKSFSQMGVLISLGYKKSQLIISSSLYPLIIALTGGVLGYAAGIPIQQIIVNIFLKFFSVQITAFIINWETFVFAIFGIFLILELITLITYWTMFNKFKPLEMINFESRNSTNKFNLIVKKAVVRNKKKFNQRFSGAIFSGSIMKIIAVAAALFAGSTMITVGTIIPKVMKDNKTYMFNGDEYDNKLEYYSPLYNSPTSFYKTYNPSVGNTNVDEMSVDQLVDMYAKNQISGSLFTPSNDLGELNDTTYKNINLDYLKRKELELSGSNNKNLLASLTNSLWPDLFKYVRKDWLLSKQSFMDVLFDNVKSKENVNDLENLRLFYLKYRNTIGLNIRRDGYFEKIATYNIIDRNGGKNNNLISNAEFMNFANTSMLIRLDDDGRISDDEDLEKSLYQYIEKDYRWLSDEVQLCGQIYNWIVAFFGDNLQQAFLQGVYTSAPTTVRENINKEFNKDNGQFNVLFGLTPFNKNTDFIGTYIKSIFNGESFNIYGVENGSYQKLYDKKNNDLISELNDDNSIVINQTLAKKLGLGIGQNIDIENIIDYLSINDKELDVNSWDTTTISAEDKETKNTSSKNIYKNSLLNSDLKGWTNKELKYVGEDESANDKEANLPYYSKIDLNSDNSVSPTNMSKLVQQGNVKIANKSIKNTYHIVGIAEQYGESKAWINNDQANIISNYDKIKPILFSVFIKEWLNPVGQRNESVSEFIQKLQSYDNKSDNYESNYKDFVEWTKEKEENNEYLKLFENEYPVFNYKISTDKSFTDLTKGITTIQRYGDYSVFGLKGGTISGNRSVSYAALAQSGIENAWQYDSAIDILDRINKTLNAIIYILLGIVLLISGVAILLTINSIIFKNQKIIAVMKILGYSEKYIFGVFVGMYIPVAIFGALLGFAVGWFTLSGVMGVSIANILLPFNFYIWYLAVGVLGTLLLYFLSVIISWNALKKVSMLIAVQGG; via the coding sequence ATGAGAAAACAAAAACCATTTTTTAAAAATTCTATAGCAAATATTTTTAAAAACAAGATTCAGTTTGTGACTGTGATTATATTGATATTTGTAACGTCATTAATTTTTACAATGTGTTATACAGCAACAACAAGAATTAATGGATCTTACAAAGACTTTATATCTGAAAAAAATAGTAATCTTCATGACTTTGTTGGTGATTTATCTAACTCAAATTTTAATTCTGAAAGTAATGATGATCCATTCAAGGATGTTAGTGTTTCTGAAATTAGAGACAATTTATATTTTTCTTATCTAGAAAATAAGCTTAAAAACACTGAAAATGAATTTTATTTCGATAGAGTAGAGGCTAGAACTTTTTCCTTATCATCAGGCAAAACTTTTAAAACAATAACTTTAAATCCAGACCAACAAGTTGATAGATTAGTTGTTGAGGAAGGTATGAGTATTGATACATGAAAACAATATACTTTAGCAACAAACAATTTATCAACTAGATGAGCATATATTGATAAAAGATTTGCTAATGAAAATAACATTAAAATAAATGACATTATTAGGTTAGAAGATGATAACTACGGTACTAGTGTTTTGGTAAAAGATAGTGAAATAGAAAAAGTGGATTTAACACCTTATGCCAAACAAGATATTAATACTTGATTTGAAAATTCTGATTACAACACTCAAAATTGATTCCAAGTTGTTGGATTTGGATCATCAGCGGACTATGTTGCACCAATTGTTGATGGTACAAAAGTATTGCCAAATATTAAAAATGAAAGTTTAGTATATGTAAATCCTTTAAATTTTGGTATAAACACTGGATATTATGAAACTCTTTTTCCCAAAAATAACTTTGGTTTAACAGATTATAGTGATTTAAAAATATGGTATAGAGACAATTGAACTTCAAACGAAGAAAAATTAAGAGTTATGTCAAGCAACGACAAAGAAGTATACTTTGTTGGTAAATTTGCGAAATCTAATGATATCTCATCAAGTGTTAACATTTTAAATAATTATATTTCTAATTTTGATGAAGGACAAAAAGTAGGTTTAAAATCATTTTATCAAAACAACATAAATCCAGATAAAAAATTAGTTACACAAATTAATGACAAAAATTATTTGATGAGTTCTAGAGAAACAATGTATCATACAGTGATAACTTTATTCAATGTAGTTTTATACTCATTAATGGCAGTAATTTTACTTATTGGAGTAATTATTTTGGTTGCACAATTAAAATCACAAATTGAAAAATCGTTTTCTCAAATGGGTGTTCTTATTTCACTTGGGTATAAAAAATCACAATTAATTATTTCAAGCAGTTTATACCCGCTTATAATTGCTTTAACTGGTGGGGTTTTAGGTTACGCAGCAGGTATACCAATTCAGCAAATTATAGTAAATATATTTTTGAAGTTTTTCTCTGTTCAAATAACAGCCTTTATTATTAACTGAGAAACATTTGTTTTTGCTATTTTTGGTATATTTTTAATATTAGAATTAATAACTTTAATAACTTACTGAACAATGTTTAATAAATTCAAGCCATTAGAAATGATTAATTTTGAAAGTAGAAACTCAACTAATAAATTTAATTTAATTGTTAAAAAAGCCGTTGTTAGAAACAAAAAGAAATTTAATCAAAGATTTTCTGGTGCAATTTTTTCTGGTTCAATAATGAAAATAATTGCGGTTGCTGCTGCTTTATTTGCAGGTTCAACAATGATAACAGTGGGAACTATAATACCAAAGGTTATGAAAGATAATAAAACATATATGTTTAACGGTGATGAATATGATAATAAATTAGAATATTATTCACCGCTATACAATTCTCCAACTTCTTTCTATAAGACATATAATCCATCAGTTGGAAATACAAACGTTGATGAAATGTCAGTTGATCAGCTAGTAGATATGTATGCTAAAAATCAAATAAGCGGAAGTCTATTTACACCTTCAAATGATTTGGGTGAATTAAATGACACAACTTATAAAAATATCAACTTAGATTATTTAAAAAGAAAAGAATTAGAATTATCTGGAAGTAACAACAAAAATTTACTTGCATCTTTAACAAATAGTTTGTGGCCAGATTTATTTAAATATGTACGTAAAGATTGATTATTAAGTAAGCAATCATTTATGGATGTTTTATTTGATAATGTTAAATCAAAAGAAAATGTCAACGATTTAGAAAATTTAAGATTATTTTATTTAAAATACAGAAACACAATTGGATTGAATATTAGAAGAGATGGCTATTTTGAAAAAATTGCAACCTACAATATAATCGATCGAAATGGTGGGAAGAATAATAACTTAATAAGCAATGCAGAGTTTATGAATTTTGCAAACACATCTATGTTGATTAGACTAGATGATGATGGAAGAATATCCGATGATGAAGACTTAGAAAAAAGTCTATATCAATATATTGAAAAAGATTATCGTTGATTAAGTGATGAAGTTCAACTTTGTGGACAAATATACAACTGAATAGTTGCATTTTTTGGAGATAACTTACAACAAGCATTTCTGCAAGGAGTGTATACAAGTGCCCCAACAACAGTTAGAGAAAATATAAATAAAGAATTCAACAAAGATAATGGTCAATTTAATGTTTTATTTGGTTTGACTCCATTTAATAAAAACACTGATTTTATAGGAACATATATAAAATCAATATTTAATGGTGAAAGTTTTAATATATATGGAGTGGAAAATGGAAGTTATCAAAAATTATATGACAAAAAAAATAATGATTTAATAAGTGAATTAAATGATGATAATTCAATAGTAATCAATCAAACGTTAGCTAAAAAGCTTGGTTTAGGTATAGGACAAAACATAGATATAGAGAATATAATTGATTATTTATCTATAAATGACAAAGAATTAGATGTTAATAGTTGAGATACAACAACCATAAGTGCCGAAGATAAAGAAACAAAAAACACAAGTTCAAAAAATATATATAAAAATTCGCTATTAAATTCCGATCTAAAAGGATGGACTAATAAAGAACTTAAATATGTCGGTGAGGATGAAAGCGCTAATGATAAAGAAGCTAATTTACCATACTATTCAAAAATAGATTTAAATAGTGATAACTCAGTTTCACCAACAAATATGTCTAAGTTGGTTCAACAAGGAAATGTTAAAATAGCTAATAAAAGTATTAAAAATACATATCATATTGTTGGCATAGCAGAACAATACGGTGAGTCAAAAGCATGGATAAATAATGATCAAGCTAACATAATTAGTAATTATGACAAAATTAAGCCAATTTTATTTAGTGTATTTATAAAAGAATGATTAAATCCAGTTGGACAGAGAAATGAGTCTGTTAGTGAGTTTATTCAGAAACTACAATCATACGATAACAAATCAGATAATTATGAAAGCAACTATAAAGATTTTGTTGAATGAACAAAAGAAAAAGAAGAAAATAACGAATACTTAAAATTGTTTGAAAATGAATACCCAGTTTTCAATTATAAAATATCAACAGACAAATCATTTACAGACTTAACTAAGGGAATTACAACAATTCAAAGATATGGTGACTACTCTGTATTTGGCTTAAAAGGTGGAACAATATCAGGAAATAGATCTGTATCATATGCTGCTTTAGCACAGTCAGGAATTGAAAATGCTTGACAATATGATAGCGCCATCGATATATTGGACAGAATTAATAAAACATTAAATGCTATAATATACATATTATTGGGAATAGTTCTATTAATTTCTGGCGTTGCCATACTTCTAACAATTAACTCAATAATATTTAAAAATCAAAAAATTATTGCTGTTATGAAAATATTGGGATATAGCGAAAAATACATTTTTGGTGTATTTGTTGGTATGTATATTCCTGTTGCAATATTTGGAGCCTTATTAGGATTTGCTGTTGGATGATTTACACTATCAGGCGTAATGGGTGTAAGTATTGCAAACATTTTATTGCCTTTTAATTTCTATATTTGGTATTTAGCTGTTGGAGTACTAGGTACTCTACTACTTTATTTTTTAAGTGTTATTATTAGTTGAAATGCACTTAAAAAAGTAAGTATGCTAATTGCGGTGCAAGGAGGTTAG
- a CDS encoding lipoprotein, whose translation MKKLLSLLAATGLVASAGSVAVACNKKAEDKTNDTNTETIFDLSKTQVDHLIVGNRVNGVYNRDKAPGEDGFVITEESVLYAFDQLNGQNLTTNDVTIKIDSQGEKGAAGVATITAKDDSKKALGTKTFTLNSKLDPDQIFKNKNVGVLKLPKVVYEKYNDLLADSSNKMGLASVIFEQIGGANPVIEPLAQVIAISGLQAMMVESQLTNTTYTINEMPQLGGVFLGKKLTFNYTVGLDDRVTLQSAHKSKEDFKVKGESLSDSTNNFEIAKKELYSSFEDDFKSKVSEEDFIKFTKLTVDGDQNYQIVSIPGSENLYAHDSMWLNTFAPQLAKAAGDGKAFAANDAISLTVQGSKPTLTPEIREVPESVDVKLSKQDEDGTDIADIQIYYPSANTKLVPSITTDGEKYIDKTSLIADYDADYSKRWTVTFKAKAVGSTDITLTYGSVQKTVKINITQ comes from the coding sequence ATGAAAAAATTATTAAGTTTATTAGCAGCTACTGGATTGGTTGCAAGTGCTGGATCAGTTGCTGTTGCATGTAACAAAAAAGCCGAAGATAAAACAAACGATACTAATACCGAAACAATTTTTGACTTATCAAAAACACAAGTTGATCACTTAATTGTAGGAAATAGAGTTAACGGAGTTTATAACCGTGATAAAGCGCCCGGAGAAGACGGCTTTGTAATAACTGAAGAATCTGTTTTATATGCATTTGATCAATTAAATGGACAAAATTTAACCACAAATGACGTGACAATTAAAATTGACTCACAAGGAGAAAAGGGCGCAGCTGGGGTTGCAACAATTACTGCAAAAGATGATTCAAAAAAGGCATTGGGAACCAAAACTTTCACACTAAATTCAAAATTAGATCCAGATCAAATTTTTAAAAATAAAAATGTGGGTGTATTAAAATTACCAAAAGTTGTTTATGAAAAATATAATGATTTACTTGCTGATTCAAGTAATAAAATGGGACTGGCTTCAGTTATATTTGAGCAAATTGGTGGGGCAAATCCAGTAATCGAACCATTAGCACAAGTAATTGCAATTTCAGGATTGCAAGCAATGATGGTTGAGTCACAGCTGACAAATACAACTTATACTATTAATGAAATGCCTCAATTAGGCGGTGTATTTTTAGGAAAAAAACTTACTTTTAATTATACAGTTGGATTGGATGATAGAGTAACTTTACAGTCTGCTCATAAAAGTAAAGAAGATTTTAAGGTCAAAGGAGAATCATTATCTGATTCAACAAATAACTTTGAAATAGCAAAAAAAGAATTATATTCATCATTTGAAGATGATTTTAAATCTAAAGTTTCAGAAGAAGATTTTATAAAATTCACTAAATTGACTGTAGACGGAGATCAAAATTACCAAATTGTTTCTATACCAGGGTCAGAAAACTTATATGCACACGATTCAATGTGACTAAATACATTTGCCCCTCAACTTGCAAAAGCTGCTGGAGATGGAAAAGCATTTGCAGCAAATGATGCAATATCTTTGACAGTTCAAGGTAGTAAACCAACTTTAACACCAGAAATTAGAGAAGTACCTGAAAGTGTAGATGTTAAATTAAGCAAACAAGATGAGGATGGTACAGATATAGCGGATATACAAATTTATTATCCTTCTGCAAATACCAAACTTGTACCATCTATAACTACAGATGGAGAAAAATATATAGATAAAACTAGTTTAATTGCAGATTACGATGCAGATTACTCTAAAAGATGAACAGTTACTTTCAAAGCTAAAGCTGTTGGTTCAACAGACATAACATTAACATACGGTAGTGTTCAAAAAACAGTTAAAATAAACATTACACAATAA
- a CDS encoding Cof-type HAD-IIB family hydrolase, which produces MIKLITLDIDGTLLGKKKKVSSENIKAINEARKKGIKICIASGRALNRVDEIAHEIGVADSQEYVITMNGAAIYKYDENKKPQLIQETLFPIEDVIYIYNAVLENGANCFSYSYDPDIAYIIRDKGLFIWFMKKISHRTIRIYEKDKMDQKAYKIIIYGKKKQVDKIKKQLEKRNYEIFSWSYVSGNTANLEVNPNGVDKLYALQDLAKLENIQQEEIMYFGDGDNDKKVISWAGHGVAMKNASKDIKDIADHITGHHKKSGVAKKIYEYLEELENAE; this is translated from the coding sequence ATGATTAAATTAATAACACTAGATATCGATGGTACTTTATTAGGTAAGAAAAAAAAGGTTTCATCTGAAAATATTAAAGCAATTAATGAAGCTAGAAAAAAAGGTATAAAAATTTGTATAGCTTCAGGTAGAGCTTTGAATAGAGTTGATGAAATAGCACATGAAATTGGAGTTGCAGATTCTCAAGAATATGTAATAACAATGAATGGGGCAGCTATCTATAAGTATGATGAAAACAAAAAACCACAATTAATACAAGAAACTTTATTTCCGATTGAGGATGTAATTTATATTTATAATGCTGTTTTAGAAAATGGTGCAAACTGCTTTTCTTATTCTTATGACCCCGATATTGCATATATTATAAGAGATAAAGGTCTGTTTATTTGATTTATGAAAAAAATAAGTCATAGAACTATTAGAATTTATGAAAAAGATAAGATGGATCAAAAAGCTTATAAGATAATAATTTATGGTAAGAAAAAACAAGTTGATAAAATAAAAAAACAACTAGAAAAAAGAAATTATGAAATATTTTCTTGAAGTTATGTTTCAGGAAATACAGCTAATTTAGAAGTTAATCCTAATGGTGTTGACAAATTATATGCTTTACAAGACTTGGCAAAACTAGAAAATATTCAACAAGAGGAAATAATGTATTTTGGTGATGGTGATAATGATAAAAAAGTAATTTCTTGAGCTGGTCATGGCGTTGCTATGAAGAATGCTTCAAAAGACATTAAAGACATTGCAGATCATATTACAGGACATCATAAAAAATCTGGTGTAGCAAAAAAAATTTATGAATATTTAGAAGAACTTGAAAATGCTGAATAA
- a CDS encoding Cof-type HAD-IIB family hydrolase, with translation MKKDLKEKVIVFSDLDGTALKSNNEFSDNLINTAKALHENGHQLITITARSTYDGIFRQAKKLGLDTTGGIAVANNGTHIYNFSTNKYLREEYIGNEMLKKVFDKTYGKIGKYKVHYFSNEATYVYGDGENSRHWSDVMQVEYVVITSFEDIRNKISHLTIILDNNASEKEKLEFYKEFEFVDNELSIAQYTSRVFDLSPKGIDKGEAIQFILKHFGWNETNTSTFCFGDSFNDVPMFKVAQYPVAMGNAIDKLKELAKYNTLSNDEDGVSKFINENIL, from the coding sequence ATGAAAAAAGATTTAAAAGAAAAAGTAATTGTATTTAGTGATTTAGATGGAACAGCACTTAAATCAAATAATGAATTTAGCGATAACTTAATAAACACTGCAAAAGCACTACATGAAAATGGTCATCAGCTTATTACCATTACAGCCAGAAGTACTTATGATGGTATTTTTAGACAAGCAAAAAAACTTGGTTTAGATACAACCGGAGGAATAGCGGTTGCGAATAATGGAACACATATTTATAATTTTTCAACAAATAAATATTTAAGAGAAGAATATATTGGTAATGAAATGTTGAAAAAAGTTTTTGATAAAACTTATGGTAAAATAGGAAAGTATAAAGTACATTACTTCTCAAATGAAGCAACATATGTATATGGTGATGGAGAAAACTCTCGTCATTGAAGTGATGTTATGCAAGTGGAATATGTAGTTATAACTTCTTTTGAAGATATAAGAAACAAAATAAGTCACTTAACAATAATATTAGACAACAATGCTTCAGAAAAAGAAAAACTTGAATTTTATAAAGAATTTGAGTTTGTAGATAATGAATTAAGTATTGCACAATATACAAGTAGAGTATTTGATCTTTCTCCTAAAGGAATTGATAAAGGAGAAGCAATTCAGTTTATTTTAAAACACTTTGGATGAAATGAAACTAATACTTCAACATTTTGTTTTGGTGATAGTTTTAATGACGTTCCCATGTTTAAGGTTGCTCAATACCCTGTTGCTATGGGAAATGCTATTGATAAACTAAAAGAACTTGCAAAATATAACACTTTATCAAATGATGAAGATGGAGTGTCTAAATTTATAAATGAAAATATACTATAA
- the potA gene encoding spermidine/putrescine ABC transporter ATP-binding protein, with translation MDKNILEIRNLTKSYDGKVVLKGVSFNVHEGEFITLLGPSGCGKTTTLNIIGGREKQDLGTLLFEDRDLTPVPSNKRPINTIFQNYALFPHYDVYDNIAYGLRIKKMKEDLIEQEVMKYIKKFSLEGHETKRIHELSGGQKQRVAIARALILKPKILLLDEPMSALDVKLRKNMQDELKALQEEIGITFILVTHDQEEALTLSDRIVVMNDGNIQQIGTPEAIYNEPENRWVANFVGTSNIIEDAVMIKDQKVKFDGLEFDCVDKGYGENESNIDVVIRPEDIKILEPGKGYFDGIVDDIIFKGVHYEITVKCDNNRIYKVHTTEYHDFDKKVSIKWGPNDIHVMWKEIDE, from the coding sequence ATTGATAAAAATATACTTGAGATTCGTAACTTAACTAAAAGTTATGATGGAAAAGTTGTTTTAAAAGGTGTTAGTTTTAACGTGCACGAAGGAGAATTTATTACTTTATTAGGACCTTCAGGTTGTGGTAAAACAACAACTTTAAACATAATTGGAGGACGTGAAAAACAAGACTTAGGTACTTTATTATTTGAAGATAGAGACTTAACTCCTGTTCCAAGTAACAAGAGACCGATTAATACAATTTTTCAAAACTATGCATTATTTCCGCATTATGATGTTTATGATAATATTGCATATGGTCTTCGTATCAAAAAAATGAAAGAAGACTTAATTGAACAAGAAGTTATGAAATACATCAAAAAGTTTTCATTAGAAGGACATGAAACTAAAAGAATCCATGAGTTAAGTGGTGGACAAAAACAGCGTGTTGCTATAGCTAGAGCACTTATTTTGAAACCCAAAATTCTACTTTTAGATGAACCAATGTCAGCTCTTGATGTAAAACTAAGAAAAAACATGCAAGATGAATTGAAAGCTTTACAAGAAGAGATTGGAATTACTTTTATTTTAGTAACTCATGATCAAGAAGAAGCTTTAACATTGAGTGACAGAATTGTTGTTATGAACGATGGAAATATACAACAAATTGGGACACCAGAAGCAATTTATAATGAGCCTGAAAATAGATGAGTTGCCAACTTTGTTGGAACATCAAATATAATTGAGGATGCAGTAATGATTAAAGATCAAAAAGTAAAATTTGATGGTTTAGAATTTGACTGTGTTGATAAAGGTTATGGAGAAAATGAATCTAACATTGATGTTGTCATAAGACCTGAGGATATCAAAATTTTAGAACCTGGAAAAGGCTATTTTGATGGAATAGTTGATGACATAATCTTTAAAGGTGTTCACTATGAAATAACAGTAAAATGTGATAATAATAGAATTTACAAAGTTCATACTACAGAGTATCATGATTTTGATAAAAAAGTTTCAATCAAATGAGGACCTAACGACATCCATGTAATGTGAAAAGAAATTGATGAATAA